One Tumebacillus sp. BK434 genomic window carries:
- a CDS encoding serine hydrolase, producing MLNTADLERVIAAEMATGDVPGAAVAVVLDQAIVYANGFGVTAAGEGGMAVTADTLFRIASCTKPMTGTLIMRLVQQGLVDLDVPIRNYVPELALQDDAVAGQITLRMLLAHTAGFRDGGTFVGRRDASGLAAFVREELPREQLFAAPGEIYCYSNRNSSLAGYVAERVTGQRFAALMEAELFRPLGMARSTLDPLQALTWPCALAHEKQADGKLTPKRHYLESVEDAPALGVISSVRDMARFALLHLQGGEVDGAPYLTPELLAEMHKPQADLHTAVPSASGLHVFLSYDHNLLQVRHFGGIDSFGSAWVSAPQQKIAVVVLHNRDMNVMKIIHHVFDALVPDAKRPEVQHNTNEADIAQYAGAYLGEKIGLADVQAEQGKLSMTLHGETYALQHVRDELYMARDEQGQEAASVGFVTGSTSYLMIDKTPLKRIERDAAFRLTSEELAAYAGTYSHGGYLKVTVTVEGESVLRFTGVLGDGVLQAVDGARFAGTDIPYVEFYQDETGQVNGVGVQGGWLFKREASAC from the coding sequence TTGTTAAATACCGCGGATTTGGAACGTGTGATCGCAGCGGAGATGGCGACCGGCGACGTGCCAGGTGCGGCGGTTGCCGTCGTGTTGGATCAAGCGATCGTCTATGCCAATGGGTTTGGCGTGACCGCTGCAGGCGAAGGCGGCATGGCGGTGACGGCCGATACGTTGTTTCGCATCGCCTCCTGCACGAAGCCGATGACGGGCACGCTGATCATGCGGCTGGTGCAGCAGGGCTTGGTCGACCTGGATGTGCCGATCCGGAACTATGTGCCGGAGTTGGCGCTGCAGGACGATGCGGTGGCCGGGCAGATCACGTTGCGGATGCTGCTCGCACATACGGCAGGTTTTCGCGACGGAGGCACGTTTGTCGGCCGGCGCGACGCGAGCGGGCTGGCTGCGTTTGTGCGCGAGGAGCTGCCTCGGGAGCAGCTGTTTGCGGCGCCGGGAGAGATCTATTGCTACAGCAACCGCAACTCCTCGCTCGCCGGGTATGTGGCGGAGCGGGTGACCGGGCAGCGTTTTGCCGCGTTGATGGAAGCGGAGCTGTTTCGCCCGCTCGGGATGGCGCGCAGCACGCTCGATCCGCTGCAGGCGCTGACTTGGCCATGCGCACTGGCGCACGAGAAGCAGGCGGACGGGAAACTCACGCCAAAGCGGCACTATTTGGAAAGCGTGGAAGACGCCCCGGCGCTCGGCGTGATCTCGTCGGTGCGCGACATGGCCCGCTTTGCGCTGCTTCATTTGCAGGGCGGGGAGGTCGACGGAGCGCCGTATCTGACGCCGGAACTGCTCGCCGAGATGCACAAGCCGCAAGCGGATCTGCACACGGCCGTTCCGTCTGCGTCCGGGCTGCATGTCTTTCTGAGCTATGATCATAATCTTTTGCAAGTCCGGCACTTCGGCGGGATCGATTCGTTCGGCAGCGCCTGGGTTTCCGCTCCTCAGCAAAAAATCGCCGTGGTCGTGCTGCACAACCGGGACATGAATGTGATGAAGATCATCCATCATGTCTTTGACGCGCTCGTGCCGGACGCGAAGCGGCCGGAAGTTCAACACAATACGAATGAGGCGGACATCGCGCAGTATGCGGGCGCCTATCTCGGGGAAAAGATCGGCCTTGCCGACGTGCAGGCGGAGCAGGGGAAATTGAGCATGACCCTGCACGGCGAGACGTACGCGCTGCAGCATGTGCGGGACGAGCTGTACATGGCTCGCGATGAGCAGGGGCAGGAGGCAGCGTCTGTCGGTTTTGTGACAGGCAGCACTTCCTATCTGATGATCGACAAGACGCCGCTCAAGCGCATCGAGCGGGACGCGGCGTTCCGGCTGACATCCGAAGAGCTGGCCGCCTATGCGGGCACCTATTCGCACGGCGGATACCTGAAGGTGACCGTGACGGTCGAGGGGGAGTCGGTGCTGCGTTTCACCGGTGTTCTGGGCGACGGCGTGCTGCAAGCGGTGGACGGTGCGCGCTTTGCCGGTACGGACATTCCTTATGTGGAGTTTTATCAGGATGAAACAGGACAGGTGAACGGCGTCGGCGTGCAAGGCGGCTGGCTGTTCAAACGGGAGGCAAGCGCATGTTAA
- a CDS encoding serine hydrolase, whose amino-acid sequence MLNIQEIETLIEQEMAAAKVPGLSIAVVKGGDVLLARGFGVTDAENGGPPVTADTIFRVGSVSKVITGTMIMKLVEQGKIDLDRPIQEYVPEFALSDADAAGSVTMRMLLTHRAGFVNAGTYLGSRDPQGLRNFVREELPHVKLYSRPGELFNYNCYSLDIAGWVAEAVTGRYFDDLVQELVFAPLGMKRSTYDPAVAMTYPLALPHNLTPDGYEVVHKMPENVAHHPSFYLMTTANDLLNFMRMHLQNGTFDGRQVLRPETVQEMQAQQVELQSSIGYEMGLTFFKVQRKGVWLATHFGDISTYSANFYLAPEDEVAVVIMNNRPFPHDKVIAPILDSLLPDRAAEMADKPTLEADPTLWPSYAGAYLGSTAGLIVVEQDGEELRAVVNGNTLQLRPFQDQYAGYNQQGVRELLLRFVPNGEHPCEHVMANNTRCCRIEYDPKFRPEPHWLAAYEGLYSHDRYIGPYRIAIEDGALTVEELEHGSDFKETLLPVAPHLFVGPYAKTIEFRIGADGRVTSYLAMMGWEMTRL is encoded by the coding sequence ATGTTAAACATCCAGGAAATTGAAACGCTGATCGAGCAGGAGATGGCAGCCGCGAAAGTGCCGGGGCTGTCGATCGCCGTCGTCAAAGGGGGCGACGTGCTGTTGGCCCGCGGCTTTGGCGTGACCGATGCGGAAAACGGCGGACCGCCGGTGACGGCCGACACGATCTTTCGCGTCGGTTCGGTCTCCAAAGTGATCACCGGCACGATGATCATGAAATTGGTCGAGCAGGGCAAGATCGACCTCGACCGGCCGATTCAAGAGTATGTGCCAGAGTTCGCGCTGTCCGATGCGGACGCCGCCGGAAGCGTGACGATGCGGATGTTGCTCACGCACCGCGCCGGGTTTGTCAACGCAGGCACGTATCTCGGCAGCCGTGATCCGCAAGGTCTGCGCAACTTCGTGCGCGAAGAGCTGCCGCACGTCAAGCTGTATTCCCGGCCGGGCGAGCTGTTCAATTACAACTGTTACAGCCTCGACATCGCCGGATGGGTCGCAGAAGCGGTGACCGGACGCTATTTTGACGATCTGGTGCAGGAGCTGGTGTTTGCGCCGCTCGGCATGAAGCGCTCGACGTACGATCCGGCCGTGGCGATGACCTATCCGCTCGCCTTGCCGCACAACCTGACTCCTGACGGCTATGAAGTCGTTCACAAAATGCCGGAAAATGTGGCGCACCACCCGTCGTTCTATCTGATGACGACTGCCAACGACCTGCTGAACTTTATGCGCATGCATCTGCAAAACGGCACGTTTGACGGTCGTCAAGTGCTCCGACCGGAGACGGTGCAGGAGATGCAGGCGCAGCAAGTGGAGCTGCAATCCTCGATCGGCTATGAAATGGGCCTGACTTTCTTCAAGGTGCAGCGCAAAGGCGTCTGGCTGGCAACTCATTTCGGTGACATTTCCACGTACAGCGCGAACTTCTACCTTGCGCCGGAAGACGAGGTGGCGGTGGTGATCATGAACAACCGCCCGTTCCCGCACGACAAAGTGATCGCACCGATCCTCGACAGCCTGCTGCCCGACCGGGCGGCGGAGATGGCGGATAAACCGACGCTGGAAGCAGATCCGACCCTGTGGCCGTCCTATGCGGGGGCGTACCTCGGCAGCACGGCCGGGCTGATCGTCGTCGAGCAGGACGGCGAGGAGCTGCGTGCCGTCGTGAACGGCAATACGCTGCAGCTGCGCCCGTTCCAAGACCAGTATGCAGGCTACAATCAGCAGGGGGTGCGGGAACTGCTGCTCCGCTTTGTGCCGAACGGGGAACATCCGTGCGAGCATGTGATGGCAAACAATACCCGCTGCTGCCGCATCGAGTATGATCCGAAGTTCCGACCGGAGCCGCATTGGCTGGCCGCTTACGAAGGACTCTACTCGCATGACCGCTACATCGGCCCGTATCGAATTGCCATCGAAGACGGAGCGCTCACCGTGGAAGAGTTGGAGCACGGCTCCGACTTTAAAGAGACGCTGCTGCCGGTGGCTCCGCACCTGTTCGTAGGACCGTATGCGAAGACGATCGAGTTCCGGATCGGCGCAGACGGCCGTGTCACCTCCTACCTGGCGATGATGGGCTGGGAGATGACACGCCTCTAA
- a CDS encoding MBL fold metallo-hydrolase: MKVLLWLLGILVFFITALTALVWLQYKRLRRMQPQPIYKHPRHKPAPDEWSEEQVTVSWIGHSTLVLNILGKTIITDPVFSEKVGVSLGGPLVIGPKRHTAAALTVEETGAPDLILLSHAHLDHFDLPSLKRLQNRSTDVITAQNTSRLLQKLSFRRVLELGGRERVELDDGLTITAVPVKHWGRRFPWNADYGWTGYLIEYCGVRLFFAGDTAYTPSFKELRRYGPIDIAFLPIGAYSPDSYQGNHCTPEQAWQMFLDSGAQHLVPIHWDTFVLSHEPVDEPLQRLLQIAGADASRILLREHGETFTFTPAVLHENTPC; the protein is encoded by the coding sequence ATGAAAGTCTTGCTGTGGCTGCTCGGGATTCTGGTCTTCTTCATCACCGCTTTGACGGCGCTTGTTTGGCTGCAATATAAGCGGTTGCGCCGGATGCAACCGCAACCGATCTATAAACACCCCCGCCACAAGCCCGCCCCCGACGAGTGGTCCGAGGAGCAGGTGACGGTGAGCTGGATCGGCCACTCGACGCTTGTGTTGAACATCCTCGGGAAAACGATCATCACCGACCCCGTCTTTTCGGAAAAAGTCGGCGTGTCGCTCGGCGGACCGCTGGTGATCGGGCCGAAACGGCACACGGCGGCTGCCTTGACGGTGGAAGAAACCGGCGCACCAGACCTGATTTTGTTGTCGCACGCGCATCTCGACCACTTCGATCTTCCGTCGCTGAAACGCCTGCAGAACCGCTCCACCGATGTGATCACCGCGCAGAACACGTCGCGGCTCTTGCAGAAGTTGTCGTTTCGGCGCGTGCTGGAGCTCGGCGGCCGCGAGCGGGTGGAACTGGACGACGGGCTGACGATCACGGCGGTGCCGGTCAAACACTGGGGACGGCGCTTTCCGTGGAACGCAGATTACGGCTGGACCGGCTACCTGATCGAATACTGCGGCGTGCGGCTGTTTTTCGCCGGTGACACCGCGTATACCCCTTCATTTAAAGAGCTGCGCCGCTACGGCCCGATCGACATCGCGTTCCTGCCGATCGGCGCCTATTCCCCCGATTCTTATCAAGGCAATCACTGCACGCCGGAGCAGGCCTGGCAGATGTTTTTGGACAGCGGCGCGCAGCACCTCGTCCCGATCCACTGGGACACGTTCGTGTTGTCGCACGAGCCGGTCGACGAGCCGTTGCAGCGGCTGTTGCAGATCGCCGGTGCGGACGCCTCCCGCATCCTGCTTCGCGAACATGGAGAGACGTTCACTTTCACACCTGCCGTGCTGCACGAAAATACCCCTTGCTGA
- a CDS encoding acyl-ACP desaturase: MLLPNLDVRLEQKIIDLYEEHKKRAANIDWSYHEFVPWELGRSFKEIPWSIEQRTLPPAVAMAIETALLTEVNLPWFTTYLSSTFTGSLGVMQEFIHTWVAEEDQHSNLLENYLLLTRNADPQQLHKLRRTVVESGFESSFTTPIEAITYASFQELATLVFYTNVAKVASPYDETLAVLLRRLAKDESLHYSFYRDVVKAHLELEPNYLMYVARVLLGFFMPGNNIPDYDERMKVIAREVGYGPSHYYNQVVMKLVEYWDIEALRPTTVEAEKARLDILKHCDRLGRIARRFA, encoded by the coding sequence ATCCTGCTTCCGAACCTCGACGTACGACTCGAACAAAAAATCATCGACTTATACGAAGAGCACAAGAAACGTGCCGCCAACATCGACTGGAGCTATCATGAATTTGTCCCGTGGGAGTTAGGTCGCAGTTTCAAAGAGATTCCTTGGAGCATCGAACAGCGGACCCTGCCGCCGGCCGTGGCGATGGCGATTGAAACGGCGCTGCTGACCGAAGTCAACCTGCCATGGTTCACCACCTACCTCAGCTCGACCTTTACCGGTTCGCTTGGCGTTATGCAGGAATTCATCCACACTTGGGTCGCCGAAGAGGATCAGCACAGCAACCTGCTGGAGAACTATCTGCTTCTGACCCGCAACGCCGATCCGCAGCAACTGCACAAGCTGCGCCGCACGGTGGTGGAAAGCGGGTTTGAGTCGAGCTTCACCACGCCGATCGAAGCGATCACGTACGCGTCGTTCCAAGAGCTGGCGACGCTGGTGTTCTACACGAACGTGGCCAAAGTGGCCTCGCCGTACGATGAGACCCTGGCCGTGCTGCTGCGCCGTCTGGCGAAAGACGAATCGCTGCACTACTCCTTCTACCGCGATGTCGTCAAAGCGCATCTGGAGCTGGAGCCGAACTACCTGATGTACGTAGCCCGCGTGCTGCTCGGCTTCTTCATGCCGGGGAACAACATTCCGGACTACGACGAACGGATGAAGGTGATCGCCCGCGAAGTCGGCTACGGCCCGTCCCATTATTACAACCAGGTCGTGATGAAACTGGTCGAGTACTGGGATATCGAAGCGCTGCGCCCGACGACCGTCGAGGCGGAGAAGGCCCGGCTGGACATCCTGAAGCACTGCGACCGCCTGGGCCGCATCGCAAGACGTTTCGCGTAA
- a CDS encoding Lrp/AsnC family transcriptional regulator gives MAIKLTKRRLEFLEHLVRLFQVEQEPVHYAAVADSVGVSKWTAYDVLKELEKAGFLARSYSVNENETGRSVVLYSPTQAAFELFRPVRRSLSALADWNTVREQVSHIAQALEKRSVREAQNRILQASPGVEQNLEFCVWMLGGLIHYMSRMDDRMKRVVIEVSSGIKQPEVLLAMFVGTVSGVVIRSVGRELDPKMSGLVQQFHHSLPDLNQEEVQVMAEFLRQKMDDSFQ, from the coding sequence ATGGCGATCAAGCTCACGAAGCGCCGACTGGAGTTCCTGGAACATCTGGTGCGACTGTTTCAGGTGGAGCAAGAACCGGTGCACTACGCGGCGGTCGCCGATTCGGTCGGCGTCAGCAAATGGACAGCCTACGATGTGTTGAAAGAATTGGAGAAAGCGGGCTTTTTGGCGCGCTCCTATTCGGTCAACGAAAACGAGACGGGGCGCTCGGTGGTGCTGTATTCGCCGACACAGGCGGCGTTTGAACTTTTCCGCCCGGTGCGCCGCAGCTTGTCGGCGCTGGCCGACTGGAACACGGTGCGGGAACAGGTGTCACACATCGCCCAAGCGCTGGAAAAGCGTTCGGTGCGCGAGGCGCAGAACCGCATCCTGCAGGCATCTCCGGGCGTCGAGCAGAATCTGGAATTTTGCGTGTGGATGCTCGGCGGGCTGATTCACTACATGTCGCGGATGGACGATCGAATGAAGCGTGTGGTGATCGAGGTCTCGTCGGGCATCAAACAGCCGGAAGTGCTCTTGGCGATGTTCGTCGGCACCGTCTCCGGCGTGGTGATCCGCTCGGTCGGCCGGGAGCTCGACCCGAAGATGAGCGGCTTGGTACAGCAGTTCCACCACAGCCTGCCCGACCTGAACCAGGAGGAAGTGCAGGTCATGGCCGAATTCTTGCGCCAGAAGATGGACGATTCGTTTCAGTAA
- a CDS encoding DMT family transporter, which translates to MAVLVGWDAQSGEKGLLLPAGCSLVAALFYGVAGVFSARQFKGERSLDMAIGQQLAAALLLLPFAAVTLPEQVPGVEVTLSVLALAIFCTALAYLLYFALIQNVGAVKTLSVTFLVPVFGILWGALFLNEQVTLATAGGLLIILLSIALVMNARFFGKSILFKFSTK; encoded by the coding sequence GTGGCGGTGCTGGTCGGCTGGGATGCACAGAGCGGGGAAAAAGGACTGTTGCTGCCGGCCGGCTGTTCACTGGTAGCGGCACTGTTTTACGGTGTGGCCGGCGTGTTTTCGGCACGGCAGTTTAAAGGCGAGCGGTCGCTTGACATGGCGATCGGACAACAGCTGGCCGCTGCGCTGCTCTTGCTCCCGTTTGCCGCCGTGACGTTGCCGGAGCAGGTGCCGGGGGTTGAAGTGACGCTGTCGGTGCTGGCATTGGCGATTTTTTGCACGGCGCTGGCCTACCTGCTGTATTTTGCGCTGATTCAAAACGTCGGGGCGGTCAAAACGCTGAGCGTGACCTTTCTTGTCCCGGTGTTCGGCATCTTGTGGGGGGCCTTGTTCCTGAACGAACAAGTAACGTTGGCGACGGCAGGCGGTCTGCTGATCATCTTGCTGAGCATCGCCTTGGTTATGAATGCGCGGTTTTTCGGCAAAAGTATTTTGTTCAAATTTTCAACGAAATGA